Genomic segment of Notolabrus celidotus isolate fNotCel1 chromosome 1, fNotCel1.pri, whole genome shotgun sequence:
TAATCCCTTTGGTCATCCAGCGTAACCATCAGGGCAAAATTGCAATGCGCTCActtgtctggtgtttctttgagttgaattgttggatgcttacgtgtcctgacctgtgttgtactattcaagcttgtctgtgtctggggcagagctcattttgtctatctgcacgtttgctaccacagtgggacaccgttaaaactctctgtgcattggccgggaatcgaacccgggcctcccgcgtggcaggcgagaattctaccactgaaccaccaatgctccatgtttgctgcaaaagtgggccgccgcagccgcatgccaccaccatgaggttcaccatgcttgaacgcagccgcatgccaccaccatgaggttcaccatgctcgctttgagtgaaaaatcgccatggattgtcctctgtaaattgtccacacactctgctgttcccCTTGAGGACCAATTGTAATCCCTTTGGTCATCCAGTGACACCAGTAGGGCAAAATTGCAATGTGCTCActtgtctggtgtttctttgagttgaattgttggatgcttacgtgtcctgacctgtgttgtactattcaagcttgtctgtgtctggggcagagctcattttgtctatctgcacggttgctaccacagtgggacaccgttaaaactctctgtgcattggccgggaatcgaacccgggcctcccacgtggcaggcgagaattctaccactgaaccaccaatgctccatgtttgctgcaaaagtgggccgccgcagccgcatgccaccaccatgaggttcaccatgctcgctttgagtgaaaaatcgccatggattgtcctctgtaaattgtccacacactctgctgttccgCTTGAGGACCAATTGTAATCCCTTTGGTCATCCAGCGTAACCATCAGGGCAAAATTGCAATGCGCTCActtgtctggtgtttctttgagttgaattgttggatgcttacgtgtcctgacctgtgttgtactattcaagcttgtctgtgtctggggcagagctcattttgtctatctgcacgtttgctaccacagtgggacaccgttaaaactctctgtgcattggccgggaatcgaacccgggcctcccgcgtggcaggcgagaattctaccactgaaccaccaatgctccatgtttgctgcaaaagtgggccgccgcagccgcatgccaccaccatgaggttcaccatgctcgctttgagtgaaaaatcgccatggattgtcctctgtaaattgtccacacactctgctgttccgCTTGAGGACCAATTGTAATCCCTTTGGTCATCCAGCGTAACCATCAGGGCAAAATTGCAATGCGCTCActtgtctggtgtttctttgagttgaattgttggatgcttacgtgtcctgacctgtgttgtactattcaagcttgtctgtgtctggggcagagctcattttgtctatctgcacgtttgctaccacagtgggacaccgttaaaactctctgtgcattggccgggaatcgaacccgggcctcccgcgtggcaggcgagaattctaccactgaaccaccaatgctccatgtttgctgcaaaagtgggccgccgcagccgcatgccaccaccatgaggttcaccatgcttgaacgcagccgcatgccaccaccatgaggttcaccatgctcgctttgagtgaaaaatcgccatggattgtcctctgtaaattgtccacacactctgctgttcccCTTGAGGACCAATTGTAATCCCTTTGGTCATCCAGTGACACCAGTAGGGCAAAATTGCAATGTGCTCActtgtctggtgtttctttgagttgaattgttggatgcttacgtgtcctgacctgtgttgtactattcaagcttgtctgtgtctggggcagagctcattttgtctatctgcacggttgctaccacagtgggacaccgttaaaactctctgtgcattggccgggaatcgaacccgggcctcccacgtggcaggcgagaattctaccactgaaccaccaatgctccatgtttgctgcaaaagtgggccgccgcagccgcatgccaccaccatgaggttcaccatgctcgctttgagtgaaaaatcgccatggattgtcctctgtaaattgtccacacactctgctgttcccCTTGAGAACCAATTGTAATCCCTTTGGTCATCCAGTGACGCCAGTAGGGCAAAATTGCAATGTGCTCACTTGTCTGGTGTTACTTTGAGATGAGCTGTTGGATGCTTATGCgtcctgacctgtgttgtactattcaagtttgtctgtgtctggggcagagctcattttgtctatctgcacggttgctaccacagtgggacaccgttaaaactctctgtgcattggccgggaatcgaacccgggcctcccgcgtggcaggcgagaattctaccactgaaccaccaatgctccatgtttgctgcaaaagtgggccgccgcagccgcatgccaccaccatgaggttcaccatgcttgaacgcagccgcatgccaccaccatgaggttcaccatgctcgctttgagtgaaaaatcgccatggattgtcctctgtaaattgtccacacactctgctgttcccCTTGAGGACCAATTGTAATCCCTTTGGTCATCCAGTGACACCAGTAGGGCAAAATTGCAATGTGCTCActtgtctggtgtttctttgagttgaattgttggatgcttacgtgtcctgacctgtgttgtactattcaagcttgtctgtgtctggggcagagctcattttgtctatctgcacggttgctaccacagtgggacaccgttaaaactctctgtgcattggccgggaatcgaacccgggcctcccgcgtggcaggcgagaattctaccactgaaccaccaatgctccatgtttgctgcaaaagtgggccgccgcagccgcatgccaccaccatgaggttcaccatgctcgctttgagtgaaaaatcgccatggattgtcctctgtaaattgtccacacactctgctgttcccCTTGAGGACCAATTGTAATCCCTTTGGTCATCCAGCGTCACCATCAGGGCAAAATTGCAATGCGCTCActtgtctggtgtttctttgagttgaattgttGGATGCTTATGGCTCCTGACCTCAGTTGTACTATTCAagtttgtctgtgtctggggcagagctcattttgtctatctgcacggttgctaccacagtgggacaccgttaaaactctctgtgcattggctgggaatcgaacccgggcctcccgcgtggcaggcgagaattctaccactgaaccaccaatgctccatgtttgctgcaaaagtgggccgccgcagccgcatgccaccaccatgaggttcaccatgctcgctttgagtgaaaaatcgccatggattgtcctctgtaaattgtccacacactctgctgttcccCTTGAGAACCAATTGTAATCCCTTTGGTCATCCAGTGACACCAGTAGGGCAAAATTGCAATGTGCTCACTTGTCTGGTGTTACTTTGAGATGAGCTGTTGGATGCTTATGCgtcctgacctgtgttgtactattcaagtttgtctgtgtctggggcagagctcattttgtctatctgcacggttgctaccacagtgggacaccgttaaaactctctgtgcattggccgggaatcgaacccgggcctcccgcgtggcaggcgagaattctaccactgaaccaccaatgctccatgtttgctgcaaaagtgggccgccgcagccgcatgccaccaccatgaggttcaccatgcttgaacgcagccgcatgccaccaccatgaggttcaccatgctcgctttgagtgaaaaatcgccatggattgtcctctgtaaattgtccacacactctgctgttcccCTTGAGGACCAATTGTAATGCCTTTGGTTATCTAGTGACACCAGTAGGGCAAAATTGCAATGTGCTCActtgtctggtgtttctttgagttgaattgttggatgcttacgtgtcctgacctgtgttgtactattcaagcttgtctgtgtctggggcagagctcattttgtctatctgcacggttgctaccacagtgggacaccgttaaaactctctgtgcattggccgggaatcgaacccgggcctcccgcgtggcaggcgagaattctaccactgaaccaccaatgctccatgtttgctgcaaaagtgggccgccgcagccgcatgccaccaccatgaggttcaccatgctcgctttgagtgaaaaatcgccatggattgtcctctgtaaattgtccacacactctgctgttctgCTTGAGGACCAATTGTAATCCCTTTGGTCATCCAGCGTAACCATCAGGGCAAAATTGCAATGCGCTCActtgtctggtgtttctttgagttgaattgttggatgcttacgtgtcctgacctgtgttgtactattcaagcttgtctgtgtctggggcagagctcattttgtctatctgcacggttgctaccacagtgggacaccgttaaaactctctgtgcattggccgggaatcgaacccgggcctcccacgtggcaggcgagaattctaccactgaaccaccaatgctccatgtttgctgcaaaagtgggccgccgcagccgcatgccaccaccatgaggttcaccatgctcgctttgagtgaaaaatcgccatggattgtcctctgtaaattgtccacacactctgctgttccgCTTGAGGACCAATTGTAATCCCTTTGGTCATCCAGCGTAACCATCAGGGCAAAATTGCAATGCGCTCActtgtctggtgtttctttgagttgaattgttggatgcttacgtgtcctgacctgtgttgtactattcaagcttgtctgtgtctggggcagagctcattttgtctatctgcacgtttgctaccacagtgggacaccgttaaaactctctgtgcattggccgggaatcgaacccgggcctcccgcgtggcaggcgagaattctaccactgaaccaccaatgctccatgtttgctgcaaaagtgggccgccgcagccgcatgccaccaccatgaggttcaccatgctcgctttgagtgaaaaatcgccatggattgtcctctgtaaattgtccacacactctgctgttccgCTTGAGGACCAATTGTAATCCCTTTGGTCATCCAGCGTAACCATCAGGGCAAAATTGCAATGCGCTCActtgtctggtgtttctttgagttgaattgttggatgcttacgtgtcctgacctgtgttgtactattcaagcttgtctgtgtctggggcagagctcattttgtctatctgcacgtttgctaccacagtgggacaccgttaaaactctctgtgcattggccgggaatcgaacccgggcctcccgcgtggcaggcgagaattctaccactgaaccaccaatgctccatgtttgctgcaaaagtgggccgccgcagccgcatgccaccaccatgaggttcaccatgcttgaacgcagccgcatgccaccaccatgaggttcaccatgctcgctttgagtgaaaaatcgccatggattgtcctctgtaaattgtccacacactctgctgttccgCTTGAGGACCAATTGTAATCCCTTTGGTCATCCAGCGTAACCATCAGGGCAAAATTGCAATGCGCTCActtgtctggtgtttctttgagttgaattgttggatgcttacgtgtcctgacctgtgttgtactattcaagcttgtctgtgtctggggcagagctcattttgtctatctgcacggttgctaccacagtgggacaccgttaaaactctctgtgcattggccgggaatcgaacccgggcctcccGCGCGAGCATCGAGAATTGTTTAGCTAAACGGCCCTAAACCGTTTCCCATTCATTCTCTATGGTAGTGCTAAACCACTATGGATGCAATATACTTTTGGCCACTACGACTTAGTGGCGCTGTCccgagttttctttttttagaaatCGCTCAGACTCTAAAGCTGGCTGTCATTCCAAGCGGACTTCGGTGGATACAAGACGCTATCTACTCTCTTCGAATTCTCATCAGGCAGTATTAAATAATCAAAGGTAAGAGACTTTGTTTGGcataaatgtaaaactattggtTAAATTTATGGACTTATCACTCAAAGTTTTATAGCAGGTAGTATGTATATCTACAGTAATACCGTAGTACTAGCTTGAAGTGACAGGGCTTTCCCGGCTTTTCTCTGTCAGACAATTGATACATTTGATACATTATGAATGGACATGGTCATTTTTTGCtattatgtttacagttttcatGTACGCTAAACATTACCGAAACTGATTTTGTGTCAATAACTAGAATCGCCCGTTCGGTGACAGATCAGATCTGCTCGTAGTGAAATTAAGCAGCAAGTCATAGATTTAATCATTTAGATAAATATGTAAGAAATACATTATTATACAATCTATCCCAAACCGAATGCATTTGATGTTGTCTTAAACTTATCCATGATGTTTTAACAAACGTTATCTATTTAATTGTGAAGTAAAGTAAACTTTTATCAGGACCATGGGTGTTACACGAGCTTTCAGAGTAACTACAATAtcgaatgtcattttttttctacaattATTTGATAGGAACTCCTCTCCTGCCCCATTTGCCCCTCTCCAAACTCATACACTTTAACGCAGGTGCTTAGGCACACAGTTTTTTTCCACATctactgccccccccccccccccctcccctctatTCTTGATCACACATTCTGTGCTTTCCCCCTCCTGCTGCTCCCACCCCACCCTCTTACACTTTAGTTCACAGGCAGACTCTCAGatgtacagaaacacacacacacacacacacacacacacacacacacacacacacacacacacacacacacacacacacacacacacttcctccccCTTAGATCCAAGAGTAGGTGAAGATCAGAAAGGTGTGAAAAGCTATTGTCTTCTTGGCCTCCTGAACTTTGTACTGAAGATCTTAGAAGTTTTGAAGCTGTAAAATACTTAATTGGCTAATTCTATTTGAGTGGGATTATAACATGTGATctgaaatattctaatatttttttccacaaatatcTTCTCACagtatttaattaaaataaacctAAAATTCTGTTATTTTCTCATATTAGGCAAAGATGGACAGGAAACTGTTGTTCTTCCCGGGGAAAGTCTGTGTTGTGTTCCGCAAGGGACCACTCGGATTTCTCCTCCAGGAGCCGTCAAAGGAAGCCAGACGAATTAAGGAGGACGCCACTCTGCAGGACAAGTCTGCGCCCATACGGGCTGACCTTGTTCATCAGAATGCTCTGGCTGTGGTCCGTCAGAGAGGAGGGGACGCCTCCGACCGTACAGAGGTGCTGGGAGACTACATCCTGCAGTTTGGGAAGTATAAAGGGAAATCTTTCAGGTGGCTTTTGCAGAACGACATAGGGTACACAATGTATCTTATTAGGAACTTGCAAAAGGAGGAAGCATCAGGTGTCAGTGTGACTGCAGGACATAGCAAGGACAGCCTGCAATCCTTTGTCCATTATTCCCTCAGTTTAGCTGAGATCCAGTCTCTCCAAACCTATGAGGCAAGTGGAGGGGGTGATATGGCAGCCTCATTGGAAGATGACCAGCTAGTTGGCTTTGGCACTCGTGCTAAGAGC
This window contains:
- the LOC117829093 gene encoding uncharacterized protein LOC117829093, translated to MDRKLLFFPGKVCVVFRKGPLGFLLQEPSKEARRIKEDATLQDKSAPIRADLVHQNALAVVRQRGGDASDRTEVLGDYILQFGKYKGKSFRWLLQNDIGYTMYLIRNLQKEEASGVSVTAGHSKDSLQSFVHYSLSLAEIQSLQTYEASGGGDMAASLEDDQLVGFGTRAKSTWKEIWDSRADGYATFVLGKSCCPGTRMFKLQLYLQKRQQSASASPPVERPSRVPKPLVMDEDEELESAMISMKSSELQVQTYTVSAAPLPAAAIPGVSPRAKKGF